A genome region from Maniola jurtina chromosome 22, ilManJurt1.1, whole genome shotgun sequence includes the following:
- the LOC123876636 gene encoding pseudouridine-5'-phosphatase-like: MSYKPVTHVLFDMDGLLLNTEDLYTIGFEQIASRFGKKFTFELKCKIMGQHSREFAGNIIKELDLPLSVDDFLAETRKIFTELFPQSKVMPGVERLLLHLHKHKIPMGLATSSSKETYDMKATRHKELFRLLSYKTYGSDPDVKRGKPSPDIFLVAAAKFAQKPTPEKCLVFEDSLNGVRAAVAAGMQVVMVPDPRFDRNLAPEATLILNSMEDFRPETFGLPSFDK; this comes from the exons ATGTCATATAAACCAGTTACTCATGTATTATTCGATATGGATGGGTTGTTATTAA ACACTGAAGACTTATACACAATAGGATTTGAACAAATCGCTTCTAGATTTGGCAAAAAGTTTACATTTGAACTCAAGTGCAAAATAATGGGCCAGCATAGCAGAGAGTTTGCTGGCAACATCATCAAGGAACTGGACCTTCCACTCAGCGTCGATGATTTCCTTGCGGAGACAAGAAAGATTTTTACTGAATTATTTCCACAATCTAAAGTTATGCCCG GCGTCGAGAGACTGCTCCTTCATCtacataaacataaaatacCAATGGGACTAGCAACAAGCAGTAGTAAAGAAACCTATGACATGAAGGCGACTCGGCATAAGGAATTGTTCAGACTGTTGTCGTACAAGACTTATGGGTCCGACCCTGACGTGAAGAGAGGGAAACCGTCTCCTGACATATTTTTGGTAGCTGCAGCTAAATTCGCTCAGAAGCCAACCCCTGAGAAA TGTCTAGTATTCGAAGACTCTTTAAACGGCGTAAGGGCAGCAGTAGCAGCCGGCATGCAAGTCGTGATGGTGCCAGATCCTCGCTTCGACCGCAATCTGGCGCCCGAAGCGACGCTCATACTCAACTCTATGGAAGATTTCCGCCCGGAAACGTTTGGTTTGCCGTCGTTTGATAAATGA